A window from Pseudooceanicola algae encodes these proteins:
- a CDS encoding DUF3576 domain-containing protein, translating into MTSTRAIGLAAGIALLALGACGSTGTQTTSVPVSNASGDVYVPGGRTEGSTYAEESTVWEIFSQRDDGTKVAVNRYLWNASLEVLDFLPVKEVDPFTGVIVTDYGTPPGGGRSYRATVYISDPALEARSLNVALQTSGGRAADAGTQRAVEDAILTRARQLRVADRGR; encoded by the coding sequence ATGACGTCTACTCGCGCTATCGGCCTGGCGGCCGGGATCGCCCTTCTCGCGCTCGGCGCCTGCGGATCAACCGGCACGCAAACCACGAGCGTTCCGGTCAGTAACGCTTCGGGCGATGTCTATGTGCCCGGCGGTCGGACCGAAGGGTCGACCTACGCCGAGGAAAGCACAGTCTGGGAAATCTTCAGCCAGCGCGATGATGGCACCAAGGTCGCGGTGAACCGCTATCTTTGGAACGCCTCGCTGGAAGTGCTCGATTTCCTGCCCGTCAAAGAGGTTGATCCCTTTACCGGCGTCATCGTCACCGACTACGGCACGCCTCCGGGCGGCGGTCGGTCCTATCGGGCGACGGTCTATATCTCGGATCCGGCACTGGAAGCCCGGTCGCTGAACGTGGCGCTGCAAACCAGCGGGGGCCGCGCCGCCGATGCCGGCACGCAACGCGCCGTCGAGGACGCGATCCTGACCCGCGCCCGCCAGTTGCGGGTGGCCGACCGGGGCCGCTGA
- a CDS encoding porin, whose protein sequence is MKKVLFATTALVMTAGAASADIDLVGFARFGVVYNDGTEDWNLTNRFQLDVIGTTEADNGMEFGGKVRMRITSAGDYMNANGTTTNGFNDPMLWVSSDGLTLMVGNVEYALDNMPGLAMPSPGLLGLEFISPAISIPGYGSNAINGSDAVAMTYEMDAFAAHLSYDPVYEGTDMYVAYTFSGYTFALGYQDAYAYSTEWAAAVSGDIANIGFNASYADNGSDGDAYGVGFDYDINSALNVSGFVAYVDALDDANYGVGFAYDLGGGAALKGSVGYLIEYTVADFGVTFNF, encoded by the coding sequence ATGAAAAAAGTTCTCTTCGCAACGACCGCGCTGGTAATGACCGCCGGTGCTGCGTCCGCAGATATCGACCTGGTCGGCTTCGCCCGTTTCGGTGTCGTTTACAACGATGGTACCGAAGACTGGAACCTGACCAACCGGTTCCAACTTGACGTCATCGGCACCACTGAAGCCGACAACGGCATGGAATTCGGTGGTAAAGTCCGCATGCGGATCACCTCCGCTGGCGACTACATGAACGCCAACGGCACCACCACCAACGGCTTCAACGACCCGATGCTGTGGGTGTCCTCCGACGGTCTGACCCTGATGGTCGGCAACGTCGAGTACGCGCTCGACAACATGCCCGGTCTGGCAATGCCCTCCCCCGGTCTGCTCGGCCTCGAGTTCATCTCGCCGGCTATCAGCATCCCCGGCTACGGCTCCAACGCCATCAACGGTTCCGATGCCGTTGCTATGACCTACGAAATGGATGCCTTCGCAGCGCATCTGTCGTATGACCCGGTCTACGAAGGCACCGACATGTATGTCGCGTACACCTTCTCGGGCTACACCTTCGCTCTGGGTTACCAAGACGCATACGCTTACTCCACCGAGTGGGCTGCTGCTGTCTCCGGCGACATCGCCAACATCGGCTTCAACGCTTCCTACGCCGACAACGGCTCGGACGGTGATGCATACGGTGTCGGCTTCGACTACGACATCAACTCCGCTCTGAACGTTTCGGGCTTCGTTGCATACGTTGACGCTCTGGACGACGCCAACTACGGCGTTGGCTTCGCTTACGACCTGGGCGGCGGCGCTGCTCTGAAGGGTTCCGTCGGCTACCTGATCGAATACACCGTTGCTGACTTCGGTGTGACCTTCAACTTCTGA
- a CDS encoding glycosyltransferase, with translation MNILFIHQNFPGQFRHLAVALAARGDRVVALTLRVKQATDWQGVRMLPYQIARKGGQKVHPWMLDLDTKVTRAEACFRAALKLKETGFVPDLIVAHPGWGESLFLRDVWPQARIGLYCELYHLADYPHLGFDPEFPSPDPQGAAPRLRLKNLHNHLSFDVAQAGISPTQFQAGTFPQAMRDRISVIHDGIDTEALKPDPGAQFSLPSGQVLTRADEVVTFVNRNLEPYRGYHVFMRALPRLLRDRPGAQVLITGGDGSSYGAPPPQGQTWKQILLDEVAPQIPESDMARVHFLGRIPYGNFLQMLQVARVHVYLTYPFVLSWSLMEAMACEAAIVASDTEPVREVLRDGETGRLVDFFDGAALADQVCSLLEDAPTRARLGRAAREVITQGYDLNRHCLPRQLDWVDAVAAMPL, from the coding sequence GTGAACATCCTATTCATCCACCAGAATTTTCCCGGCCAGTTCAGGCATCTTGCCGTGGCGCTGGCCGCGCGCGGCGACAGGGTCGTGGCGCTGACCCTGCGGGTGAAACAGGCGACCGACTGGCAGGGTGTGCGGATGCTGCCCTATCAGATCGCGCGCAAGGGGGGGCAGAAAGTGCATCCCTGGATGCTCGACCTGGACACCAAGGTGACGCGGGCCGAGGCCTGCTTTCGCGCCGCGCTCAAGTTGAAGGAGACGGGCTTTGTTCCCGATCTGATCGTGGCGCACCCGGGCTGGGGGGAATCGCTGTTTCTGCGCGATGTCTGGCCGCAGGCGCGCATCGGGCTGTATTGCGAGCTTTACCATCTGGCCGACTATCCGCACCTGGGCTTTGACCCCGAATTTCCGTCCCCCGATCCCCAAGGCGCGGCGCCGCGCCTTCGCCTGAAGAACCTGCACAACCACCTCAGCTTTGACGTGGCGCAGGCGGGGATCAGTCCGACCCAATTCCAGGCCGGGACCTTTCCGCAGGCGATGCGCGACCGGATTTCGGTGATTCACGACGGGATCGACACCGAGGCGCTGAAGCCTGATCCGGGGGCGCAATTCAGCCTGCCCTCGGGCCAGGTCCTGACCCGCGCGGACGAGGTGGTGACCTTCGTGAACCGCAACCTCGAACCCTATCGCGGCTATCACGTCTTCATGCGCGCGCTGCCGCGCCTGCTGCGGGATCGCCCCGGGGCACAGGTGCTGATCACCGGCGGGGACGGGTCGTCCTATGGTGCGCCGCCACCCCAGGGGCAGACCTGGAAGCAGATCTTACTTGATGAGGTCGCGCCCCAGATCCCGGAATCCGACATGGCGCGGGTGCATTTCCTGGGCCGCATTCCCTATGGAAATTTCCTGCAGATGCTTCAGGTGGCGCGGGTGCATGTATACCTGACCTACCCCTTCGTGCTCAGCTGGTCGCTGATGGAGGCCATGGCCTGCGAGGCCGCTATCGTCGCCTCGGACACCGAACCGGTGCGCGAGGTTCTGCGCGATGGGGAAACCGGGCGGCTGGTCGATTTCTTCGACGGCGCGGCGCTGGCCGATCAGGTCTGCAGCCTGCTGGAGGATGCCCCCACCCGCGCCCGGCTTGGCCGCGCCGCGCGCGAGGTCATCACCCAGGGGTATGATCTGAACCGGCATTGCCTGCCGCGGCAGCTGGACTGGGTGGACGCCGTGGCGGCGATGCCGCTGTGA
- the leuS gene encoding leucine--tRNA ligase, with protein MSRYSAAEIEPKWQKAWDDALVFKAPRGKDLTGDSKPKYYVLEMFPYPSGRIHIGHVRNYTMGDVIARYKLSTGHNVLHPMGFDAFGMPAENAAMANGGHPKDWTYSNIDTMVEQMKPLGFGLDWSRMFATCDPEYYGQQQALFLDFLDKGLVYRKNAVVNWDPVDMTVLANEQVEAGRGWRSGALVERKELTQWFFKISDFSDDLLSALDGLDNWPAKVKLMQANWIGKSRGLQFAWDLTEPAEGFEQIEVYTTRPDTLMGASFVGISPDHPLAKSLEAKDEKLAAFCVEARKGGTTEEAIETAEKLGYDTGLTVTHPLDPDWKLPVWIANFILMDYGTGAIFGVPAHDERDQEFATKYDLPITPVFEPVEGDYPARGAYVPPKPDKVRFTRPVAGDEVMTGNEAIDAAIAFCESKGIGEGVTKFRLRDWGLSRQRYWGCPIPVVHCAKCGVVPEKKENLPIQLPYDEGGKPIDFSVPGNPLDRHPTWRDCACPSCGGDAQRETDTMDTFVDSSWYFARFTAPHADTPTDMAEAAYWMNVDQYIGGIEHAILHLLYSRFFARAMNITGHLPDSASEPFDALFTQGMVTHAIYQTEGANGRPVYHYPEAVTLKDGKGFLEDGTEVQIIPSAKMSKSKNNVVDPVSIIDQYGADTARWFVLSDSPPERDVEWTAAGAEASAKHLARVWRLAAELGDSPANGDADTTLMRDMHKAIRDVTLGVESFGFNASIAKLYGFTNTVAKSRAGSDAKRQALKVLAQLMSPMTPHLAEEMWQMLGGEGLIAQAPWPVADEAMLVEDSITMPIQVNGKRRGEITVPADMDKAEVEKLALEVDNVKRTLDGAQPRKVIVVPGRIVNVVI; from the coding sequence ATGTCGCGCTATTCCGCTGCCGAAATCGAACCCAAGTGGCAGAAAGCCTGGGACGATGCCCTGGTCTTCAAGGCCCCGCGCGGCAAGGACCTGACCGGTGACAGCAAGCCCAAGTATTACGTGCTCGAGATGTTCCCCTATCCTTCGGGGCGCATTCATATCGGGCATGTGCGCAACTACACGATGGGCGACGTGATCGCGCGCTACAAGCTCAGCACCGGGCACAACGTACTGCACCCCATGGGTTTCGACGCCTTCGGCATGCCGGCGGAAAACGCCGCGATGGCCAATGGCGGTCATCCGAAGGACTGGACCTATTCCAACATCGACACGATGGTCGAGCAGATGAAGCCGCTTGGCTTCGGCCTGGACTGGAGCCGGATGTTCGCCACCTGCGACCCGGAATACTATGGCCAGCAGCAGGCGCTGTTCCTCGACTTCCTCGACAAGGGCCTGGTCTATCGCAAGAACGCCGTGGTGAACTGGGATCCGGTCGACATGACCGTTCTGGCCAACGAACAGGTCGAGGCCGGGCGTGGCTGGCGCTCCGGTGCGCTGGTGGAACGCAAGGAACTGACCCAGTGGTTCTTCAAGATCTCCGATTTCTCGGACGATCTGCTGAGCGCGCTCGACGGGCTCGACAACTGGCCGGCAAAGGTCAAGCTGATGCAGGCCAACTGGATCGGCAAATCGCGCGGTCTGCAATTCGCATGGGATCTTACCGAACCGGCAGAGGGTTTCGAGCAGATCGAGGTCTATACCACCCGGCCCGACACCCTGATGGGGGCCAGCTTTGTCGGCATTTCGCCGGACCATCCCCTTGCCAAATCGCTGGAAGCCAAGGACGAAAAGCTGGCGGCCTTCTGCGTCGAAGCGCGCAAGGGCGGCACCACCGAAGAGGCCATCGAGACCGCGGAAAAGCTGGGCTACGACACTGGCCTGACCGTCACCCATCCGCTTGATCCCGACTGGAAACTGCCGGTCTGGATCGCGAACTTTATCCTGATGGACTATGGCACCGGGGCGATCTTCGGTGTGCCGGCGCATGACGAGCGCGACCAGGAATTCGCCACCAAATACGACCTGCCCATCACACCGGTCTTTGAACCGGTCGAGGGCGATTACCCCGCGCGCGGTGCCTATGTGCCGCCGAAACCCGACAAGGTGCGCTTCACCCGCCCGGTCGCGGGCGATGAGGTCATGACCGGGAACGAGGCCATCGACGCCGCGATTGCCTTCTGCGAATCCAAGGGCATCGGCGAAGGCGTGACCAAGTTCCGTCTGCGCGACTGGGGCCTGTCGCGGCAACGCTACTGGGGCTGCCCGATTCCGGTCGTGCATTGCGCCAAATGCGGCGTGGTGCCCGAGAAGAAAGAGAACCTGCCGATCCAGTTGCCCTACGACGAAGGCGGCAAGCCGATCGACTTCTCTGTGCCGGGCAATCCGCTGGACCGGCACCCGACCTGGCGCGACTGCGCCTGCCCGTCCTGCGGCGGGGATGCGCAGCGCGAAACCGACACGATGGACACCTTCGTCGATTCGTCGTGGTATTTCGCGCGCTTCACCGCGCCCCATGCCGACACCCCGACCGATATGGCCGAAGCCGCCTACTGGATGAACGTCGATCAATATATCGGCGGTATCGAACACGCGATCCTGCACCTGCTCTATTCGCGTTTCTTTGCCCGTGCGATGAACATCACCGGCCACCTGCCCGACAGCGCCAGCGAGCCCTTCGACGCACTGTTCACCCAGGGCATGGTGACCCATGCGATCTACCAGACCGAAGGCGCCAATGGCCGCCCGGTCTATCATTACCCCGAAGCGGTGACGCTGAAGGACGGCAAGGGCTTCCTCGAGGACGGCACCGAGGTGCAGATCATCCCCTCGGCCAAGATGTCGAAATCCAAGAACAACGTCGTCGACCCGGTCTCCATCATCGACCAGTACGGCGCCGATACCGCGCGCTGGTTCGTGCTGAGCGATTCGCCCCCCGAGCGCGATGTGGAATGGACCGCCGCCGGCGCCGAAGCGTCGGCCAAGCACCTGGCGCGGGTTTGGCGCCTTGCCGCCGAACTGGGTGACAGCCCCGCGAATGGCGATGCCGACACCACCCTGATGCGCGATATGCACAAGGCGATCCGCGACGTGACCCTTGGCGTGGAAAGCTTCGGCTTCAACGCCTCCATCGCCAAGCTCTACGGCTTTACCAACACCGTTGCCAAATCCAGGGCCGGCTCGGACGCCAAACGTCAGGCGCTGAAGGTTCTGGCGCAGCTGATGTCGCCCATGACCCCGCACCTGGCCGAAGAGATGTGGCAGATGCTGGGCGGGGAGGGCCTGATTGCGCAGGCCCCCTGGCCAGTCGCGGACGAGGCCATGCTGGTCGAGGACAGCATCACCATGCCGATCCAGGTCAACGGCAAGCGACGCGGCGAAATCACCGTTCCCGCCGACATGGACAAGGCAGAGGTTGAAAAGCTGGCGCTGGAAGTCGACAATGTGAAGCGGACGCTGGACGGGGCCCAGCCACGCAAGGTTATCGTTGTCCCAGGGCGGATCGTGAATGTGGTCATCTGA